One part of the Bdellovibrio sp. KM01 genome encodes these proteins:
- a CDS encoding peptide MFS transporter gives MAQTAEKTFFGHPRALFTLFFTEMWERFSFYGMRALLVLYMAQYLFIEADKGKDVWGYGFLKSGIESTFGPVSAQALSSHIYGLYMGLVYFTPFFGGIIADRYWGKRRSVYVGGILMAIGHFLMAIESMFFLALLFIIAGNGFFKPNISTQVGELYPAGDKRRDGAFTLFYMGINLGAFFSPLVCGTLGQKVGWHWGFGAAGIGMLAGLVIYHFGGKHLPSSEHKVSVKEVEAAAKKPLTKNEWKRTWALTFMCAITIFFWGVYEQQGNTLQLFADQSTDWNFFGWEMPSTWYQSFNPFIIFIFAPILDRAWAWQSRKGKENTTAMKMAIGCFLGTAALIVMFMAAQSVGDGKGTALWLLGSTFMLTIGELYLSPIGLSLVTKVSPTKIVSMMMGVWFLASFFGNTVSGWIGALYDKMPKDNFFLLLAALGFVPGVMFFICNKVLTNSLNADDEGPEPKHTGRSSSGIGPHAEVTV, from the coding sequence ATGGCTCAAACAGCAGAGAAAACATTTTTTGGACATCCCCGTGCCTTGTTCACACTTTTCTTCACGGAAATGTGGGAACGATTCTCGTTTTACGGGATGAGAGCGCTTCTAGTGCTCTATATGGCTCAATACCTTTTTATTGAGGCAGACAAAGGAAAAGATGTTTGGGGATACGGATTTTTGAAATCTGGAATTGAAAGCACTTTTGGCCCGGTTTCAGCGCAGGCTTTGTCTTCCCATATTTATGGGCTGTATATGGGCCTTGTGTATTTTACACCATTTTTTGGTGGAATCATCGCTGACCGCTACTGGGGCAAGCGCCGCTCGGTGTACGTCGGTGGGATCTTGATGGCCATCGGTCACTTTTTGATGGCGATCGAAAGCATGTTCTTCTTGGCCTTGCTGTTTATTATCGCGGGCAACGGGTTCTTTAAACCTAATATTTCTACTCAAGTCGGAGAGCTTTACCCTGCGGGCGACAAGCGCCGTGATGGTGCTTTCACATTGTTCTACATGGGTATCAACTTGGGTGCGTTCTTCTCTCCATTGGTTTGCGGAACCTTGGGACAAAAAGTTGGCTGGCACTGGGGCTTTGGTGCTGCTGGCATCGGGATGCTTGCTGGTTTGGTGATCTATCACTTCGGCGGCAAACACTTGCCATCATCTGAGCACAAAGTTTCTGTGAAAGAAGTTGAAGCCGCGGCGAAAAAACCACTGACTAAAAATGAGTGGAAGCGTACGTGGGCATTGACGTTTATGTGTGCGATCACGATTTTCTTCTGGGGTGTTTACGAACAACAAGGCAATACTTTGCAGTTGTTTGCAGATCAATCCACTGATTGGAATTTCTTTGGTTGGGAAATGCCTTCCACTTGGTACCAATCATTCAACCCCTTCATCATCTTTATCTTTGCACCGATCTTAGATCGTGCTTGGGCATGGCAATCTCGCAAAGGCAAAGAAAACACAACGGCTATGAAGATGGCGATTGGTTGCTTCCTAGGAACTGCAGCGTTGATCGTGATGTTCATGGCGGCACAATCTGTGGGTGACGGCAAAGGCACGGCCCTTTGGTTGCTAGGCTCAACGTTCATGCTGACTATCGGTGAGCTTTACCTTTCTCCGATTGGTCTATCATTAGTAACGAAAGTTTCTCCAACGAAGATCGTTTCTATGATGATGGGTGTTTGGTTCTTGGCTTCATTCTTCGGAAACACTGTTTCTGGTTGGATTGGCGCTCTTTACGACAAAATGCCTAAGGATAACTTCTTCCTTTTACTTGCGGCCCTTGGCTTTGTTCCCGGCGTGATGTTCTTTATCTGCAACAAGGTTCTGACGAACTCTTTAAATGCTGATGATGAAGGTCCAGAACCGAAACACACTGGTAGATCAAGCTCAGGCATCGGACCTCATGCCGAAGTGACTGTATAA
- a CDS encoding TIGR02147 family protein: protein MNIFEYEDYRNYLKDFLALEENQASGRRKQLLASANMSSSYLTQILAGTKHLSSEQAYEMALDMGLTEKETDYLLVLVDIGRVGTVKLRERLMMRLRTLQAESKHVSAKVSTDRHLTDQQKAVYYSNWLYTAVRNLVPTEQGRSIKDIAMKLNVPEPRVESAVQFLIDVGLVGKFDDGLKYRRGYTHLDASDPLIFRHHQNWRQRAIQRMDHYNENHLHYTCPMAISKDLAMKLRAQLLEEIKRLNQSMKDAPEVSYCLNIDLFEY from the coding sequence ATGAACATCTTTGAGTACGAAGACTATCGCAACTATTTGAAAGATTTTTTAGCCTTAGAAGAAAACCAGGCTTCGGGCCGCCGCAAACAACTCCTGGCCTCTGCTAATATGAGCAGCTCCTATCTGACTCAGATCCTTGCGGGCACCAAACATCTGTCCTCTGAACAAGCTTACGAGATGGCTTTGGATATGGGACTGACAGAGAAAGAAACCGATTATCTATTGGTACTTGTCGATATCGGCCGCGTGGGCACGGTGAAGTTGCGCGAGCGTTTGATGATGAGACTGCGCACCCTGCAAGCGGAATCAAAACATGTTTCTGCGAAAGTTTCGACAGACCGCCATCTGACAGATCAGCAAAAGGCTGTTTATTACTCGAACTGGCTTTACACGGCTGTTCGCAATTTGGTTCCCACCGAGCAAGGCCGCAGTATCAAAGACATCGCGATGAAATTAAACGTGCCTGAGCCTCGCGTGGAATCAGCCGTGCAGTTCTTGATAGATGTCGGTTTGGTTGGAAAATTTGATGATGGATTGAAATATCGCCGCGGCTACACTCATCTGGATGCTTCCGATCCATTGATCTTCCGTCACCACCAAAACTGGCGCCAGCGCGCGATTCAGCGTATGGACCACTATAACGAAAATCATCTGCACTACACGTGTCCCATGGCAATTTCAAAAGATCTTGCGATGAAACTGCGCGCGCAACTGCTTGAGGAAATCAAACGCTTGAATCAATCGATGAAAGACGCGCCTGAAGTTTCTTACTGTTTGAATATTGACTTGTTCGAGTACTAA
- a CDS encoding 3-hydroxyacyl-CoA dehydrogenase NAD-binding domain-containing protein, which yields MSMLESIRINPQGEIAVVEFDLVGEKVNKFSTPVMMRLKDVVEELRKSSFKAVIFKSMKPKIFIAGADIEEIKGMTTKEQFNDAVKAGQEIMNMVEDLPMPTFASVNGACMGGGCEFIMSCDYRIASDDSSTKIGLPEIQLGILPGFGGTQRMPRIMGLQASLDIILAGKAVNSKKALKSGLVDKVVHPNLLDEQAIKWAKEVIAAGGQKRRKKFQPQGLVNKVLEGPAKGIVFKKAREGVMKATKGHYPAPLKALDVIQKTYGMSDRDAGMRIEREGFCELGVTAESKNLIHVYYLTEMVKKQTGVSGVNVKPKDVKGLGILGAGTMGGGIAYVAADKGIQVRMKDLNPDALAKGLKHASDLWMKLVKRNSIDKYQFQQKIDAVSVTTDYSGFKNLDVVVEAIVEDMGIKQKVIGECAAQMRPDAIIATNTSSLSVTEMAKGHPRPEYFAGMHFFNPVNKMPLVEVIRGEKTSDETIATIFELTKKMGKMPVVVKDGPGFLVNRLLLPYMAEAAWLMQEGMSIEVVDKAYVKDFGMPMGPFELMDEVGLDVCIKVLKIFKKAFGERIEMAPCMEALEKSGRLGRKNGKGFYTYQADGKRGDVDQTVYGALGLGSPSNPLQPKECIERGVFAMVNECSLALIEDHIVELPHEVDLGMIMGTGFPPFRGGLLKYADSIGSQYIADQLATYASSRNAKRLKPATPLANMAKSNAKFYK from the coding sequence ATGTCTATGCTAGAAAGTATCAGAATTAATCCACAAGGTGAAATCGCAGTTGTTGAGTTCGATCTTGTTGGTGAAAAAGTTAATAAATTTTCAACACCGGTGATGATGAGACTGAAAGACGTCGTTGAAGAACTACGTAAGTCTTCATTTAAGGCGGTGATCTTTAAATCCATGAAGCCTAAAATCTTTATCGCTGGCGCGGACATCGAAGAGATCAAAGGCATGACGACGAAAGAGCAATTCAACGACGCGGTTAAGGCGGGGCAAGAGATCATGAATATGGTTGAAGACCTTCCGATGCCAACATTCGCGTCTGTGAACGGCGCATGCATGGGTGGTGGGTGTGAGTTCATCATGTCATGCGATTACCGAATCGCTTCCGATGATTCGTCAACGAAGATCGGTCTTCCAGAAATCCAATTGGGTATCTTGCCAGGTTTCGGCGGTACTCAACGTATGCCTCGTATCATGGGCTTGCAGGCCTCTTTAGATATCATCCTTGCTGGTAAAGCAGTGAATTCTAAAAAAGCGTTGAAATCAGGCTTAGTAGACAAAGTCGTTCATCCAAATCTTTTGGACGAGCAAGCGATCAAATGGGCGAAAGAAGTCATCGCGGCTGGCGGTCAAAAACGTCGCAAGAAATTCCAACCGCAAGGTTTGGTTAATAAAGTCCTTGAAGGCCCAGCAAAAGGCATTGTGTTTAAGAAAGCCCGTGAAGGCGTGATGAAAGCAACGAAAGGTCACTATCCAGCTCCGCTTAAAGCGTTGGATGTGATTCAGAAAACTTACGGCATGAGCGATCGCGATGCGGGAATGCGCATTGAGCGTGAAGGCTTCTGCGAGTTGGGCGTAACAGCTGAATCTAAAAACTTGATCCACGTTTACTACCTAACTGAAATGGTTAAGAAGCAAACGGGCGTATCTGGTGTGAATGTTAAACCTAAGGACGTTAAAGGCCTGGGTATCTTGGGTGCTGGCACAATGGGTGGCGGTATCGCTTACGTCGCAGCAGACAAGGGTATTCAAGTTCGTATGAAGGACTTGAACCCAGATGCACTAGCAAAAGGTTTGAAGCACGCAAGTGACCTATGGATGAAGTTGGTAAAACGTAATTCCATCGACAAATATCAATTCCAGCAAAAAATCGACGCCGTATCTGTAACAACTGACTATTCTGGTTTTAAAAACCTCGATGTGGTTGTGGAAGCGATCGTTGAAGATATGGGTATCAAGCAAAAAGTAATCGGTGAGTGTGCCGCTCAAATGCGCCCTGACGCGATTATCGCAACGAACACGTCTTCTTTGTCAGTGACTGAAATGGCGAAAGGTCATCCACGTCCTGAGTACTTCGCAGGTATGCACTTTTTCAATCCGGTAAATAAAATGCCACTGGTTGAAGTTATCCGCGGGGAAAAAACGTCGGACGAAACGATCGCTACTATTTTCGAATTAACTAAGAAAATGGGTAAAATGCCAGTCGTTGTTAAAGACGGCCCGGGCTTTCTTGTGAACCGTCTGCTTTTGCCATACATGGCAGAAGCTGCTTGGTTGATGCAAGAAGGTATGAGCATTGAAGTCGTGGATAAAGCCTATGTAAAAGACTTCGGTATGCCAATGGGGCCATTCGAATTGATGGATGAAGTGGGTCTTGATGTTTGTATCAAAGTTCTAAAAATTTTCAAAAAAGCTTTCGGCGAGCGCATCGAAATGGCGCCTTGTATGGAAGCCTTGGAGAAGTCAGGCCGCTTGGGGCGTAAGAATGGTAAAGGTTTCTACACTTACCAAGCAGACGGCAAACGCGGTGATGTCGATCAAACAGTGTATGGCGCATTGGGCTTGGGTTCTCCAAGCAATCCTCTGCAACCAAAGGAATGCATCGAGCGTGGTGTATTCGCGATGGTGAATGAGTGTTCGCTGGCTTTGATCGAAGATCATATCGTTGAACTTCCACACGAAGTGGACTTGGGTATGATCATGGGTACGGGTTTCCCACCATTCCGTGGTGGTTTGCTTAAGTACGCAGACAGCATTGGCTCGCAATATATCGCTGATCAATTGGCGACGTATGCTTCCAGTCGCAATGCCAAACGTTTGAAACCAGCAACGCCTCTGGCGAATATGGCTAAATCAAACGCTAAATTCTACAAGTAA
- a CDS encoding HAMP domain-containing sensor histidine kinase — protein MNTAIKLKEHSKVRQAAHDIRSPLSALNILVKTCGDSLSEDAKALLEASIKRINEIAADLLAIEESSQESSVEITNDKGMTGVELQASLQGIVNEKRVQTQCEVLLHANLRHVSAGFSLPRSYFERIVSNLVDNSIQAMGERAGRIQIMVTENIDGSLSIQVQDNGSGIPSHRLPLLGRKGATFRKGGTGLGLYHAKTVINHFGGEMGIISEEGVGTMIKIKLPRRLS, from the coding sequence ATGAACACAGCAATTAAGCTTAAAGAACATTCAAAGGTACGCCAGGCGGCTCATGACATCCGCTCGCCGCTATCTGCTTTGAATATTCTTGTTAAGACATGCGGTGATTCATTGTCAGAGGATGCTAAAGCATTACTTGAAGCTTCTATTAAAAGAATAAACGAGATTGCTGCGGATCTACTGGCGATCGAAGAGTCTTCTCAAGAATCTTCTGTAGAAATCACAAACGACAAAGGGATGACGGGAGTTGAACTTCAAGCATCACTTCAAGGTATTGTGAACGAAAAGCGTGTGCAAACTCAGTGTGAAGTATTGCTTCATGCGAATCTTCGTCACGTGTCTGCAGGGTTTTCTTTGCCAAGATCATATTTTGAAAGAATCGTTTCTAATCTTGTCGATAATTCTATCCAAGCCATGGGTGAGAGAGCTGGTCGGATCCAGATCATGGTAACGGAGAATATCGACGGCTCCCTTTCGATCCAGGTCCAAGATAATGGTTCTGGCATTCCTTCGCACCGTCTGCCTTTGTTGGGTCGTAAGGGAGCTACTTTTCGTAAAGGTGGTACAGGGCTTGGTTTGTATCACGCAAAAACTGTTATTAACCACTTCGGTGGCGAAATGGGTATCATCAGCGAGGAGGGTGTGGGCACCATGATTAAAATCAAATTGCCCCGCCGCTTATCATAG
- a CDS encoding bifunctional alpha,alpha-trehalose-phosphate synthase (UDP-forming)/trehalose-phosphatase: MIRKPQRIFVSNRLPYSINENGDLKRGSGGLVSALMGVSRSENFSWFGFETNEDHALKMHNLVKNTEANVNCYPVYLDKDVYEKYYNGFANDILWPLFHYESHLANFNRSNWEFYQEANKLMAQQIAEVAQAGDTVWIHDFHFFLLPKMLRDLCPEVKIGFFLHIPFPSAELFRQIPVREELLSGVLACDLIGFHEYSYLRQFIVALKMVLGVEANFIQAQYEGHRTQLGVYPISIESDEFREKSQTPEVEAKVEEYRRQHSSPFVIVGIDRLDYSKGLELKLRGLQHALRKYPELRERVSLLQIAIPTREDVPAYMSIRKEVEHLVGSINGEFGTPSHNPVHYVYNSVQETELLALYRSASAILVTSKRDGMNLVAMEYVMAQDLKTPGSLILSEFAGAASLLSDALLVNPWDVDSIADAIKKAHDMEFEERLDRISHLQDILSKYSSTKWAQGFIHDLENTILTPRRIPKPMPIRKEDWNNDFVKFIASPRIAVLLDYDGTLVSIMKRPDQVVLIEETRKALSALAEKTDLFILSGRNREFLDSQFQGMKVNLAAEHGAFVKLIGEDWKTRISSDINSWYPHIEKVMNDYAEKVPLSFVEKKKASLVWHFRLSPQDFASFQSKKLDDELQLGMANQPVTVNIGKAIVEAKAIECNKGSFLRWLRQQANSVPFLCVGDDRTDEDMFEALDGAGVSVKVGEGQTLAQYRLSSQKDVTQWLWSLASALS, translated from the coding sequence ATGATTAGAAAGCCCCAACGCATCTTTGTGAGCAATCGCTTGCCATACAGCATCAATGAAAATGGTGACCTCAAGCGGGGAAGTGGAGGACTTGTCTCAGCGTTGATGGGGGTGAGTCGCAGTGAAAACTTCTCGTGGTTTGGCTTTGAAACGAATGAAGATCATGCCTTAAAAATGCACAACTTAGTTAAGAATACGGAAGCAAATGTAAACTGCTATCCGGTGTATTTGGATAAAGATGTTTATGAGAAATATTATAACGGTTTCGCTAATGATATTTTGTGGCCGTTATTTCACTACGAGTCCCACCTCGCCAATTTTAATCGCAGCAATTGGGAGTTCTACCAAGAGGCCAATAAATTGATGGCTCAGCAAATCGCCGAAGTCGCGCAAGCTGGTGACACAGTGTGGATTCATGACTTTCATTTCTTTCTATTGCCTAAGATGCTTCGTGATCTGTGCCCCGAGGTGAAAATTGGATTTTTCCTTCATATTCCATTTCCAAGTGCCGAGCTCTTTAGGCAAATTCCTGTGCGCGAAGAATTGCTCAGTGGAGTGTTGGCTTGTGATTTGATTGGCTTCCACGAATATTCTTATTTGCGACAATTCATCGTGGCTTTGAAAATGGTTTTGGGTGTAGAAGCAAACTTTATTCAAGCCCAATACGAAGGTCATCGCACGCAGTTGGGAGTTTATCCTATCAGTATCGAGAGTGATGAATTTCGCGAAAAATCTCAAACCCCAGAAGTTGAAGCCAAAGTTGAGGAATACCGTCGTCAGCATTCCAGTCCTTTCGTTATCGTGGGGATTGATCGCTTGGATTACAGCAAAGGTTTGGAGTTGAAGCTTCGCGGATTGCAACACGCTCTTAGGAAATATCCAGAGCTTCGTGAGCGCGTGTCGTTGTTGCAAATTGCAATTCCCACGCGTGAAGACGTTCCTGCTTATATGAGCATCCGCAAAGAAGTCGAGCATCTTGTTGGCTCGATAAACGGAGAGTTCGGAACACCGTCTCACAATCCGGTTCATTACGTTTACAACTCTGTTCAAGAGACGGAATTATTGGCATTGTATCGATCGGCCAGTGCGATTCTTGTGACCAGTAAGCGGGATGGGATGAACTTGGTGGCCATGGAATATGTGATGGCACAAGATCTTAAGACGCCGGGATCTTTAATCTTGAGTGAGTTTGCCGGAGCAGCGTCGTTACTAAGTGATGCTTTGTTGGTAAATCCATGGGACGTGGATTCCATTGCGGATGCTATTAAAAAGGCTCACGATATGGAATTTGAGGAGCGTCTAGATAGAATTTCGCATCTGCAGGATATTTTGTCTAAGTACTCTTCGACAAAATGGGCTCAAGGATTTATTCACGATTTGGAGAATACAATTCTTACACCTCGTCGTATTCCGAAACCAATGCCTATTCGTAAGGAAGATTGGAATAATGATTTTGTAAAGTTCATCGCCAGTCCTCGAATTGCTGTGCTATTGGATTATGATGGCACGTTGGTGTCAATTATGAAGCGGCCCGATCAAGTGGTGTTAATTGAAGAGACTCGTAAGGCACTTTCGGCATTGGCTGAAAAAACAGATCTGTTTATTTTAAGTGGGAGAAATCGAGAGTTTCTGGATAGTCAGTTTCAAGGTATGAAAGTAAATTTGGCCGCTGAACATGGAGCTTTCGTAAAGTTAATTGGGGAAGATTGGAAGACGCGTATTTCCTCTGATATTAATTCTTGGTATCCGCACATTGAAAAAGTCATGAATGATTATGCCGAAAAAGTTCCTCTTTCATTCGTTGAAAAGAAAAAGGCCAGCTTGGTATGGCATTTCCGTCTATCTCCTCAGGACTTTGCTTCCTTCCAAAGTAAAAAGTTGGATGATGAGTTGCAGTTAGGTATGGCGAATCAGCCCGTCACTGTGAATATCGGTAAAGCGATCGTCGAAGCAAAAGCGATCGAATGCAATAAAGGAAGTTTTCTGCGTTGGTTGCGACAGCAAGCGAACTCTGTGCCCTTCCTTTGTGTGGGAGATGATCGCACGGATGAAGATATGTTTGAGGCGCTTGATGGAGCTGGTGTTTCTGTGAAAGTGGGTGAAGGTCAAACGCTGGCGCAATACCGCCTGTCGTCGCAAAAAGACGTCACGCAGTGGCTGTGGAGCCTTGCTTCTGCCCTCTCTTAG
- a CDS encoding 4-hydroxy-tetrahydrodipicolinate reductase, translating into MPLKVGLFGFGRTGSVVAKEITNDPSLSLRWVCRRNTDPSIPFASRVLGYTEDFAPFISFDEMDDSFLRANPVDLVIDFSSGNTTSIYEKIAAFNIKVVSAISNYSSEEIEKVKSASQGTAILYSPNITLGINWLIMASKILKQMIPHADIEVIEEHFRQKKDISGTALKLARHLDLDPQEHVNSIRVGGIVGKHEVIFGLPYQTIRLVHESINRAAFGTGAIFAAKWLQSQPQGFYSMEQALQQSFKSRLQEI; encoded by the coding sequence ATGCCTTTGAAAGTAGGACTTTTCGGATTTGGAAGAACAGGATCTGTTGTTGCAAAAGAGATCACTAACGATCCTTCTTTGTCTTTAAGGTGGGTGTGCCGTAGGAATACAGATCCCTCCATCCCCTTTGCCAGCAGAGTTCTGGGATACACCGAAGATTTCGCTCCATTTATTTCTTTTGACGAAATGGATGACTCCTTTTTAAGGGCGAATCCGGTTGATTTGGTTATTGATTTTTCTTCGGGCAACACAACTTCGATATACGAAAAAATAGCGGCGTTTAATATTAAAGTCGTCAGCGCAATTTCAAATTATTCCAGTGAAGAAATTGAAAAGGTTAAATCCGCCAGTCAAGGAACTGCCATTTTATATTCTCCCAATATTACTTTGGGAATTAACTGGCTCATCATGGCTTCCAAAATTCTGAAACAGATGATTCCTCACGCAGATATCGAAGTGATCGAAGAACACTTCAGACAAAAGAAAGATATCTCTGGAACAGCCCTCAAGTTGGCTCGTCATCTTGATTTAGATCCTCAAGAGCATGTAAATTCCATTCGTGTGGGTGGCATCGTAGGCAAACACGAAGTTATTTTTGGCTTACCTTACCAAACTATTCGATTGGTCCACGAAAGCATCAATCGCGCTGCCTTTGGAACCGGTGCAATTTTCGCAGCGAAATGGCTCCAATCTCAGCCCCAAGGATTTTATTCGATGGAGCAAGCGCTTCAACAATCTTTTAAAAGCCGATTACAGGAAATCTAA
- a CDS encoding glycoside hydrolase family 15 protein, with translation MNSTAELKNHRYQQGLIGNCAFLALVEQNTNVSWMCWPRFDSSFIFGSLLDKDRGGEFSLKPHSDSFNSHQSYLKNTNILRTRIETKEGAYDVIDFAPRFTLFERYHKPLMLFRKVKKVSGRPRIVAKCKPVGKYGEIVPGNLMGSNHIRYEGLENPVRLTTNAPLTYVQEEKPFYLDDDIYFVLSWGIPLEGPLETTFEDFFKRTEKYWQKWIEHCHLPQVFQNEVIRSALALKIHQYEDTGAIIASATTSLPEIPHEGRNWDYRFCWLRDTYYTLSAINSLGHFEEMEKYAHFIENIEIQNSKTYQPCYRIDGSTDLTELILPLDGYMGNKPVRIGNQAAEQIQHDAYGQILMALFKLYTDERVNAKTGRSLRLVEKALSYIEQYMTTPDNGVWEFRGKQALHSYALMFHWAGSAAARSVARKLGDQSLEQRAEAALKRSADLIEECYSKDKKAYTQAIGTEELDASILQLITIGYFHDKPPELAKELIAAVEKELMISPGFLVRYAHVDDFGLQKSAFLVCSFWYIEALAATGQEDKAEELLRHITATASNQVGLLAEDFDVENNSQWGNFPQTYSHVGVINCAYAIDKARKKPPFLS, from the coding sequence ATGAACTCTACTGCAGAATTAAAAAATCATCGATATCAACAAGGCCTGATCGGAAATTGCGCATTCTTAGCGCTGGTAGAACAAAACACCAACGTAAGTTGGATGTGTTGGCCAAGGTTCGACTCTAGTTTTATTTTTGGTTCCTTGCTTGATAAAGACCGAGGTGGAGAGTTTTCTCTTAAACCTCACTCTGACAGTTTTAATTCCCATCAAAGCTATCTCAAGAATACCAATATTCTTCGTACTCGTATCGAGACGAAAGAAGGTGCATACGATGTGATTGATTTCGCACCCAGATTCACTCTATTTGAAAGATATCATAAACCCTTAATGCTTTTTCGAAAAGTAAAAAAAGTCTCTGGGCGTCCGCGCATTGTTGCAAAATGCAAACCTGTTGGAAAATACGGTGAGATCGTACCTGGAAATTTAATGGGCAGTAATCACATTCGCTACGAAGGACTTGAAAATCCAGTGCGCCTGACAACGAACGCACCTCTCACATATGTCCAAGAAGAAAAACCCTTCTATCTTGACGACGATATTTATTTTGTACTTTCGTGGGGCATTCCACTTGAAGGTCCTTTGGAGACCACATTTGAAGATTTCTTCAAGCGCACAGAAAAGTATTGGCAAAAATGGATTGAGCACTGTCATCTCCCACAAGTTTTCCAAAACGAAGTGATTCGCTCGGCCCTTGCGTTAAAAATTCATCAGTATGAGGACACCGGCGCAATCATTGCTTCAGCAACAACAAGTCTTCCAGAAATTCCTCATGAAGGACGCAACTGGGACTATCGTTTCTGTTGGTTACGCGATACCTATTACACTTTATCCGCGATCAACTCTTTAGGACATTTCGAAGAGATGGAGAAATACGCGCACTTCATCGAAAATATCGAGATTCAAAATTCTAAAACATATCAGCCGTGCTATCGCATTGATGGATCAACCGATCTCACCGAACTTATTTTACCTCTTGACGGATACATGGGTAACAAACCCGTACGCATTGGAAATCAAGCTGCAGAGCAAATTCAGCACGATGCCTATGGGCAGATTTTGATGGCTCTATTTAAGCTTTACACGGATGAACGTGTGAATGCGAAAACAGGCCGTTCGTTGCGCTTGGTAGAAAAAGCCTTAAGCTATATCGAGCAGTACATGACCACCCCCGATAACGGCGTCTGGGAATTCCGCGGCAAGCAAGCCTTGCACTCTTATGCTTTGATGTTCCACTGGGCTGGAAGCGCAGCTGCAAGATCTGTCGCACGGAAGCTCGGTGATCAGAGTTTAGAACAACGCGCGGAAGCCGCACTGAAACGATCTGCAGATCTTATTGAAGAATGCTATTCAAAAGATAAGAAAGCCTACACCCAAGCCATTGGCACTGAGGAATTGGACGCAAGCATTCTGCAACTCATTACGATTGGCTACTTCCATGACAAGCCACCGGAGCTTGCAAAAGAACTGATTGCCGCCGTGGAAAAGGAATTGATGATTTCTCCGGGGTTCTTAGTTCGGTATGCCCACGTCGACGATTTTGGTTTGCAAAAATCAGCGTTTCTGGTTTGCAGCTTCTGGTATATCGAGGCCCTTGCAGCCACAGGACAAGAAGACAAAGCGGAAGAGCTTCTGCGCCACATCACTGCAACAGCTTCGAATCAGGTGGGCTTGCTAGCTGAAGACTTTGACGTTGAAAACAACAGCCAATGGGGGAACTTCCCACAGACTTACAGTCACGTGGGCGTGATCAACTGCGCTTATGCAATTGATAAAGCCAGAAAGAAACCACCGTTCTTATCTTAA